Proteins encoded by one window of Halosolutus amylolyticus:
- a CDS encoding aldo/keto reductase: MEYTTLGSTGMEVSKICLGCMSFGSGRDWMLDADESRELIERAIDLGINFFDTANVYSAGESEEILGDVLADYDRDRLVVASKVRFPGAEDHRNASGLSRKTIEQELSASLDRLGMDTLDLYQIHRWDPDTPIETTMRALDDAVRRGQVRHVGASSMWAHQFLEARRVSEREGLAPFETMQNLYHLAYREEEREMYPVCRKYDVGTMPWSPLGAGYLARPHEEFRTTTRAGHEIDNAGVPYHEFPASEAINERVQELAAEYDATMAQIALAWHFENENVTAPIVGTSSVEHLEEAVEALDISLSDSDVEYLEEPYEPVPVYGHE; this comes from the coding sequence ATGGAGTACACGACCCTCGGTTCGACCGGGATGGAGGTCAGCAAGATCTGTCTCGGCTGTATGAGCTTCGGGAGCGGCCGGGACTGGATGCTGGACGCGGACGAGAGCCGCGAACTGATCGAACGCGCGATCGACCTCGGCATCAACTTCTTCGATACCGCGAACGTCTACTCGGCGGGCGAGAGCGAGGAGATCCTCGGCGACGTCCTCGCTGACTACGATCGCGATCGGCTGGTCGTCGCCTCGAAGGTCCGCTTCCCCGGGGCCGAGGACCACCGGAACGCGAGCGGCCTCTCCCGGAAGACGATCGAGCAGGAACTGTCGGCCTCGCTCGATCGGCTCGGGATGGACACCCTCGACCTCTACCAGATCCACCGCTGGGACCCCGACACGCCGATCGAGACGACGATGCGCGCGCTCGACGACGCGGTTCGCCGCGGGCAGGTCCGCCACGTCGGCGCCTCTTCGATGTGGGCCCACCAGTTCCTCGAGGCTCGGCGGGTGAGCGAGCGGGAGGGCCTTGCCCCCTTCGAGACGATGCAGAACCTCTACCACCTCGCGTATCGGGAGGAGGAGCGCGAGATGTACCCGGTCTGTCGAAAATACGATGTCGGTACGATGCCGTGGAGTCCGCTGGGCGCGGGCTACCTCGCGCGGCCCCACGAGGAGTTCCGGACCACGACCCGGGCCGGCCACGAGATCGACAACGCGGGCGTTCCCTACCACGAGTTCCCCGCGAGCGAGGCGATCAACGAACGGGTTCAGGAACTGGCCGCCGAGTACGACGCGACGATGGCCCAGATCGCGCTCGCGTGGCACTTCGAGAACGAGAACGTCACCGCGCCGATCGTCGGCACATCGAGCGTCGAACACCTCGAAGAGGCCGTCGAAGCGCTCGACATCTCGCTGTCGGATTCGGACGTGGAGTACCTCGAGGAGCCGTACGAGCCAGTGCCGGTGTACGGTCACGAGTAA
- a CDS encoding RidA family protein codes for MKKTALLPGMWGTIDSDEIGEPQMSYAVATEREGYRRVVFSGLTVSEGDLREQTRRILEDLEEALDILGGGMNHVVESRWYVLDEVLSRESQTALHEVRAEFFERPHYPASTMIGVSSLLGDGLLEIELVAEIPDDEWEVEAIEREDVEDD; via the coding sequence GTGAAAAAGACCGCTCTCCTCCCTGGGATGTGGGGAACGATCGACTCCGACGAGATCGGCGAGCCGCAAATGTCCTACGCCGTCGCGACCGAACGCGAGGGGTATCGTCGCGTCGTCTTCTCGGGCCTCACGGTATCCGAGGGGGACCTTCGAGAACAGACCCGAAGGATCCTCGAAGACCTCGAAGAGGCGCTCGACATTCTCGGCGGTGGCATGAACCACGTGGTCGAGTCGCGCTGGTACGTCCTCGACGAGGTCCTCTCGCGGGAGAGTCAAACAGCGCTCCACGAGGTTCGCGCGGAGTTCTTCGAGCGCCCCCACTACCCGGCGAGCACGATGATCGGCGTGTCGTCGCTTCTCGGCGACGGACTACTCGAAATCGAACTGGTGGCGGAGATTCCTGACGACGAGTGGGAGGTCGAGGCGATCGAGCGCGAGGACGTCGAGGACGACTGA
- a CDS encoding DUF7470 family protein has translation MIRNLGPLGIVGLLIVVAGIGLIAWADPIVAVGMALVLAGLGLVVKALISNVLGAWGMM, from the coding sequence ATGATACGGAATCTCGGCCCGCTCGGAATCGTCGGACTGCTGATCGTCGTCGCCGGCATCGGCCTGATCGCCTGGGCGGATCCGATCGTCGCGGTCGGGATGGCGCTCGTCCTCGCCGGCCTCGGTCTCGTCGTGAAGGCGCTGATCTCGAACGTGCTCGGTGCCTGGGGGATGATGTGA
- a CDS encoding AAA family ATPase produces MDAPLWTDTYAPELAELPQDDAREYLERAVEEPINLVLQGPPGSGKTAAARALAREAHGVSESSDDSEARRTSSGGDPDNDLVEINVADFFGRTKTEIKNDPRFASFLVGRSSMSKRDMINHVLKESASYAPVSGDYKTILLDNAEDVREDFQQALRRIMEQHHRTTQFIIATRQPTKLIPPIRSRCFPVSLRAPSSEETVAVLERIVEAEDVDYDADGLEFVAGYANGNLRQAILAAQTTVEDAGELTMSAAYETIGDVGLDDEVEEMLDDAEAGDFTDARSTLDDLLVDEGLDGQEVLDLILAVARKRYQGEKLARVHRLAADVEFEMHEGTSDRVHVSHLLAELGRDARSGTGAR; encoded by the coding sequence ATGGACGCGCCGCTGTGGACCGACACCTACGCCCCGGAGCTGGCCGAGTTGCCACAGGACGACGCTCGCGAGTACCTGGAGCGAGCCGTCGAGGAGCCGATCAACCTGGTTCTGCAGGGGCCGCCCGGGAGCGGCAAGACGGCGGCGGCGCGCGCACTGGCCCGTGAGGCCCACGGGGTTTCCGAGTCGTCGGACGACTCGGAAGCACGCCGGACGTCGTCCGGCGGTGACCCCGACAACGACCTGGTCGAGATCAACGTCGCCGACTTCTTCGGCCGGACCAAAACCGAGATCAAGAACGATCCCCGGTTCGCCTCCTTCCTCGTCGGCCGATCGTCGATGTCCAAGCGGGACATGATCAACCACGTCCTCAAGGAGTCCGCCAGCTACGCGCCCGTCTCGGGCGACTACAAGACGATCCTGCTGGACAACGCCGAGGACGTCCGCGAGGACTTTCAGCAGGCCCTGCGCCGGATCATGGAGCAACACCACCGGACGACGCAGTTTATCATCGCGACCCGCCAGCCGACGAAGCTCATTCCGCCGATCCGATCGCGCTGTTTCCCCGTCTCCCTGCGTGCGCCCTCGAGCGAGGAGACCGTCGCCGTCCTCGAGCGGATCGTCGAGGCCGAGGACGTCGACTACGACGCCGACGGCCTCGAGTTCGTCGCGGGCTACGCGAACGGCAACCTCCGGCAGGCGATCCTGGCCGCCCAGACGACCGTCGAGGACGCCGGCGAACTGACGATGAGCGCGGCCTACGAGACGATCGGCGACGTCGGCCTCGACGACGAGGTCGAGGAAATGCTCGACGACGCCGAGGCGGGCGACTTTACCGACGCCCGGAGCACGCTCGACGACCTGCTCGTCGACGAGGGCCTCGACGGGCAGGAGGTGCTCGACCTGATCCTCGCGGTCGCCCGCAAGCGGTACCAGGGCGAGAAACTGGCTCGCGTACATCGCCTCGCCGCCGACGTCGAGTTCGAGATGCACGAGGGGACGAGCGATCGGGTTCACGTCTCACACCTGCTGGCGGAACTGGGTCGGGACGCCAGGTCCGGGACCGGGGCCAGGTGA
- a CDS encoding methyltransferase domain-containing protein: protein MYLLELGGEDDAFAAHEAASAAADVRRIAPGLAVANAIDPARVRGLAYTHRANDLLGRTDASLESARALLETAPIDREGTVAVRATDVHGSTGVSTERAERELGQVLVDRGFGVDLDDPDHLLRATFSAGRLADPGTNAADETGDLLTPADGDEPIGERVSVCALGWLASESVRDFGTRAPTDKPFFQPGSMDPLLARAVTNVAGARPGATILDPMCGTGGVLVEAGLVGADVIGTDAQRKMVGGASENLAHYLDRDEPSPIGVDRGTWQIARGDATRLPLVDDSVDGVVFDAPYGRQSKIATHRLEDLVAGALSETRRVADRAVVVADRSWAGEARAAGWELEAAFERRVHRSLTRYVLVLA, encoded by the coding sequence GTGTACCTCCTCGAACTCGGCGGCGAGGACGACGCCTTCGCGGCCCACGAGGCCGCAAGCGCCGCGGCCGACGTCCGCCGGATCGCCCCCGGACTGGCCGTCGCGAACGCGATCGACCCGGCCCGCGTCCGTGGACTCGCCTACACGCACCGCGCGAACGACCTCCTCGGGCGGACCGACGCCAGTCTCGAGAGCGCCCGCGCGCTCCTCGAGACGGCGCCGATCGATCGCGAGGGGACAGTCGCGGTGCGCGCGACGGACGTCCACGGCTCGACCGGCGTCAGCACCGAACGGGCGGAACGCGAACTCGGACAGGTGCTGGTCGATCGCGGCTTCGGCGTCGACCTGGACGACCCCGACCACCTGCTACGCGCGACGTTCTCCGCGGGCCGCCTCGCCGATCCCGGAACGAACGCGGCCGACGAGACGGGCGACCTCCTGACGCCCGCCGACGGCGACGAACCGATCGGCGAGCGCGTCTCGGTCTGTGCGCTGGGCTGGCTCGCGTCCGAGAGCGTCCGCGACTTCGGCACCCGCGCGCCTACCGACAAACCGTTCTTCCAGCCCGGCAGCATGGACCCGCTTCTCGCGCGGGCGGTCACCAACGTCGCGGGTGCCCGTCCCGGCGCGACGATCCTCGATCCGATGTGCGGCACGGGCGGGGTGCTCGTCGAGGCCGGCCTCGTCGGCGCGGACGTGATCGGTACCGACGCCCAGCGGAAGATGGTCGGCGGGGCCAGCGAGAACCTGGCCCACTACCTCGATCGCGACGAGCCGTCGCCGATCGGCGTCGACCGGGGGACGTGGCAGATCGCCCGCGGCGACGCGACCCGCCTCCCGCTCGTCGACGATTCCGTCGACGGCGTCGTCTTCGACGCCCCCTACGGCCGCCAGTCGAAGATCGCGACCCACCGCCTCGAGGACCTCGTGGCGGGAGCGCTGTCCGAGACCCGCCGCGTCGCCGATCGCGCGGTCGTCGTGGCCGATCGATCGTGGGCCGGGGAAGCGAGAGCGGCCGGGTGGGAACTCGAGGCGGCGTTCGAACGCCGGGTGCACCGATCGCTGACGCGGTACGTGCTGGTGCTCGCGTAG
- a CDS encoding DUF460 domain-containing protein: MSTRTSALEAVVFGVDVQSGDVRGDAPSYALVVYDGEDVSRDVVTHRKLRRLIDDEEPAIVATDNMYELAADKDQLIHFLGSLPTGTKLVQVTGAEQPEPLSRVAKRHGIPYGKEPMKEAEAAARLAAHSVGQEVSAFTDTTEVKVSRGRSTGKGGWSEDRYTRRIHGSVKKRAREVESELDAANLAYETDVREAYGGYANAVFTVEAKPSDIPVSRSRSGDVRVEIERERRDGIEFRPLAKRRDHVVVGIDPGTTTAVAIVSLEGAVLDVWSSRTSDTADVIEWIVERGRPVIVAADVTPMPETVEKFRRSFDAAGWTPATDLPIDEKQHRTREHPYDDDHQRDAMAAALFAVDAHEDQFERIARKLPPGVDRGEVTARVVAGEESVEAVLTDLEDDETDDEDATEHEPRELTAEEKRIKDLKRQVDRLQSHVETLEGRLEERDDRIDDLERELDAARREERKEVRRNREVNRLERKANRLERERDEAREDADALEKKVDRMKALWKLDHSNFSDVSAEKEGLVPVKVVEKFTKGAIREADEQYGIAPGDVVYLRDASGAGRSTAELLAGFEPRVILKDGGLSEIADEILFDEEIPVGPAGDVAMQEVDELAVAREDDVEAVVDDWHDRAAARKRDRKLEMVDRLISEHRAGDNEA; encoded by the coding sequence GTGAGTACGCGAACGAGTGCGCTCGAGGCAGTCGTCTTCGGTGTCGACGTCCAGAGCGGTGACGTGCGCGGCGACGCACCCTCCTACGCGCTGGTCGTCTACGACGGCGAGGACGTCAGCCGCGACGTCGTCACACACCGGAAACTCCGGCGACTGATCGACGACGAGGAGCCGGCGATCGTCGCGACCGACAACATGTACGAGCTTGCGGCCGACAAGGACCAGCTGATCCACTTCCTGGGATCGCTCCCGACCGGCACGAAGCTCGTCCAGGTCACGGGTGCCGAACAGCCCGAGCCACTCTCGCGCGTCGCGAAACGGCACGGCATCCCCTACGGGAAAGAGCCGATGAAAGAGGCCGAAGCCGCGGCCCGACTGGCCGCCCACAGCGTCGGCCAGGAGGTCTCCGCGTTCACCGACACGACCGAGGTCAAGGTCTCACGAGGCCGCTCCACGGGGAAGGGCGGCTGGAGCGAGGACCGCTACACCCGGCGCATCCACGGCTCGGTCAAGAAACGTGCCCGCGAGGTCGAGTCCGAACTGGACGCGGCGAACCTCGCCTACGAGACGGACGTCCGGGAAGCCTACGGCGGCTACGCCAACGCCGTCTTCACCGTCGAGGCGAAGCCGAGCGACATCCCAGTCTCGCGGAGCCGATCGGGAGACGTCCGCGTCGAGATCGAGCGCGAGCGACGGGACGGCATCGAGTTCCGTCCGCTGGCAAAGCGCCGCGACCACGTCGTCGTCGGGATCGACCCCGGGACGACGACCGCGGTCGCGATCGTCTCGCTCGAAGGGGCGGTGCTCGACGTCTGGAGTTCGCGCACGAGCGACACCGCCGACGTGATCGAGTGGATCGTCGAGCGGGGCCGCCCGGTCATCGTCGCCGCCGACGTGACGCCGATGCCCGAGACGGTCGAGAAGTTCCGCCGGAGCTTCGACGCCGCGGGCTGGACGCCCGCGACGGACCTTCCGATCGACGAGAAACAGCACCGGACGCGCGAACACCCCTACGACGACGACCACCAGCGGGACGCGATGGCCGCCGCGCTGTTCGCCGTCGACGCCCACGAGGACCAGTTCGAGCGGATCGCGCGGAAACTCCCGCCGGGGGTCGATCGAGGCGAAGTCACCGCCCGGGTCGTCGCCGGCGAGGAGAGCGTCGAGGCCGTCCTCACCGATCTAGAGGACGACGAGACTGACGACGAGGACGCGACCGAACACGAACCCCGCGAACTCACCGCGGAGGAAAAGCGGATCAAGGACCTGAAACGACAGGTCGATCGGCTCCAGTCCCACGTCGAGACCCTCGAGGGTCGACTCGAGGAGCGAGACGACCGGATCGACGACCTCGAGCGGGAACTCGACGCCGCCCGCCGGGAAGAGCGCAAAGAGGTGCGCCGGAACCGCGAGGTGAACCGACTCGAGCGGAAGGCGAACCGGCTGGAGCGCGAGCGCGACGAGGCCCGCGAGGACGCCGACGCGCTCGAGAAGAAGGTCGATCGGATGAAGGCCCTCTGGAAGCTCGACCACTCGAACTTCAGCGACGTCTCCGCCGAGAAGGAGGGGCTCGTCCCCGTCAAGGTCGTCGAGAAGTTCACGAAAGGCGCGATCCGCGAGGCCGACGAACAGTACGGCATCGCGCCCGGCGACGTCGTCTACCTGCGCGACGCCAGCGGCGCCGGTCGATCGACGGCCGAACTGCTCGCGGGCTTCGAACCGCGCGTCATCCTGAAAGACGGCGGGCTCTCCGAGATCGCCGACGAGATCCTCTTCGACGAGGAGATCCCGGTCGGCCCCGCCGGCGACGTCGCCATGCAGGAGGTCGACGAACTCGCCGTCGCCCGCGAGGACGACGTCGAGGCCGTCGTCGACGACTGGCACGACCGGGCCGCCGCCCGCAAGCGCGATCGGAAACTGGAGATGGTCGATCGGCTCATCAGCGAGCACCGGGCGGGCGATAACGAGGCGTAG
- the eif1A gene encoding translation initiation factor eIF-1A, producing the protein MSDDEGGRKNLRMPEDDEVFATVTDMLGANRVKVRCADGKERTARIPGKMQKRIWIREDDVVLVEPWDWQDEKADITWRYEKSEADQLRREGHIQ; encoded by the coding sequence ATGAGCGACGACGAGGGCGGTCGCAAGAACCTCCGAATGCCGGAGGACGACGAGGTCTTCGCGACCGTCACGGACATGCTCGGGGCGAATCGCGTCAAAGTACGGTGTGCCGACGGGAAAGAGCGCACAGCCCGGATCCCCGGGAAGATGCAAAAACGCATCTGGATCCGCGAGGACGACGTCGTGCTCGTCGAGCCGTGGGACTGGCAGGACGAGAAGGCGGACATCACCTGGCGCTACGAGAAGAGCGAAGCCGACCAGCTCCGCCGCGAAGGCCACATTCAGTAA
- a CDS encoding DUF7282 domain-containing protein: MSSRLQFGTLKRIVAILIAILVVLAAGIVVGQAPAIFGVDEDPEASITFEDQQGNGTSVEIAEVSLSDGGFVVITDGGEEPLVVSEYLESGTHENVTIERAEGGPELVGQMTATVHRDTDDDETYTYGESDGEEDRPYLADGFPVSDTATVTTADDGGPFSDSFLVESIDAPAQATTNETIEVVAEVRNPTEFATQQNVDIRIDGRVIERQVVDLDAGESREVTFSLDTTGLSPGERTVGVYTDGDGALADIVLEFHTDPSVSVVDADDDGVTVDVAIPEEGFVAIEDGDTVVGTSEGLDPGEYANVTAEFDENATVDEDAELTATLYAGDPGEVDAASPIEYENEPVETTFTIADARAETDAGNETSDD; this comes from the coding sequence ATGAGTTCGAGACTGCAGTTCGGCACGCTCAAGCGAATCGTCGCGATCCTGATCGCGATCCTTGTCGTCCTCGCTGCGGGCATCGTGGTCGGACAGGCACCCGCGATCTTCGGCGTCGACGAGGATCCGGAGGCGTCGATCACCTTCGAGGACCAGCAGGGTAACGGAACGAGCGTCGAGATCGCCGAGGTCTCGCTCTCGGATGGCGGGTTCGTCGTCATCACGGACGGCGGCGAGGAACCCCTCGTCGTCTCGGAGTATCTCGAGAGCGGCACGCACGAGAACGTCACGATCGAACGGGCGGAGGGCGGCCCCGAACTGGTCGGGCAGATGACCGCGACGGTCCACCGGGATACCGACGACGACGAGACGTACACCTACGGGGAATCCGACGGCGAGGAGGACCGCCCCTATCTCGCGGACGGCTTCCCGGTGAGCGACACCGCGACGGTGACGACGGCGGACGACGGGGGACCGTTCAGCGACTCGTTCCTCGTCGAATCGATCGACGCGCCGGCTCAGGCGACGACGAACGAGACGATCGAGGTCGTCGCCGAGGTCCGCAACCCGACCGAGTTCGCTACCCAGCAAAACGTCGACATCCGGATCGACGGCCGGGTCATCGAACGGCAGGTGGTGGACCTCGACGCCGGCGAGAGCCGCGAGGTGACCTTCTCGCTCGACACGACCGGACTGTCACCCGGTGAGCGGACGGTCGGCGTCTACACCGACGGCGACGGCGCCCTCGCGGATATCGTCCTCGAGTTCCACACCGACCCGAGCGTGTCGGTCGTCGACGCCGACGACGACGGCGTCACCGTCGACGTCGCGATCCCCGAGGAGGGATTCGTCGCGATCGAGGACGGCGACACGGTGGTCGGGACCAGCGAGGGACTCGATCCCGGCGAATACGCGAACGTCACGGCGGAGTTCGACGAGAACGCCACCGTCGACGAAGACGCCGAACTGACGGCTACTCTCTATGCGGGCGATCCGGGCGAGGTCGACGCGGCGAGTCCGATCGAGTACGAGAACGAACCCGTCGAGACGACGTTTACGATCGCGGACGCGAGAGCGGAGACGGACGCGGGCAACGAGACGAGCGACGACTAA
- a CDS encoding pyridoxal-phosphate-dependent aminotransferase family protein encodes MTEKREYRDDYPDKTLYIPGPTEVREDVIEEMSQPMFGHRMDRMTDLYTTIVEDTKEFLGTDNEVVILTASGTEFWEASTLNLVDENILVPTCGSFSERHANVAERLGKDVDRLEYEWGQAIKPEDIRAELESSDKHYDVVATVMNESSTGVRNPVEEIGDVVAEYPDTYFVVDAVSALGGDYVDIDEHGIDVIFASTQKAFAMPPGLAVCVVSDDAYERELENDSASWYGGFQRTIDYYERKGQTHSTPAIPIMLAYRKQMKHMLEEGHDARDQRHREMAEYTREWAREHFEMFPEEGYESQTVSCIENTQGIDVAATIEAVSEEYDMVFSNGYGSQLGEQTFRIGHMGEHDRESIKALTDAIEDVAGL; translated from the coding sequence GTGACCGAGAAACGCGAATACAGAGACGACTATCCCGACAAGACGCTGTACATTCCGGGCCCGACCGAGGTGCGCGAGGACGTCATCGAGGAGATGAGCCAACCGATGTTCGGCCACCGGATGGACCGGATGACTGACCTCTACACGACGATCGTCGAGGACACGAAGGAGTTCCTCGGCACCGACAACGAGGTCGTCATCCTCACGGCGTCGGGCACCGAGTTCTGGGAGGCCTCGACGCTCAACCTCGTCGACGAGAACATCCTCGTCCCGACCTGCGGGAGCTTCAGCGAGCGCCACGCCAACGTGGCCGAGCGACTGGGCAAGGACGTCGACCGCCTGGAGTACGAGTGGGGGCAGGCGATCAAGCCCGAGGACATCCGCGCTGAACTCGAATCGAGCGACAAGCACTACGACGTCGTCGCGACCGTGATGAACGAGAGTTCGACCGGCGTCCGCAATCCCGTAGAGGAGATCGGCGACGTCGTCGCGGAGTACCCGGACACGTACTTCGTCGTCGACGCCGTCTCGGCGCTGGGCGGCGACTACGTCGACATCGACGAACACGGCATCGACGTCATCTTCGCGTCCACGCAGAAGGCCTTCGCCATGCCGCCGGGGCTGGCGGTGTGCGTCGTCAGCGACGACGCCTACGAGCGCGAACTCGAGAACGACTCGGCGTCGTGGTACGGCGGCTTCCAGCGGACGATCGACTACTACGAGCGCAAGGGCCAGACCCACTCCACGCCCGCGATTCCGATCATGCTGGCCTACCGCAAGCAGATGAAGCACATGCTCGAGGAAGGCCACGACGCGCGCGATCAGCGCCACCGGGAGATGGCCGAGTACACGCGCGAGTGGGCCCGCGAGCACTTCGAGATGTTCCCCGAGGAGGGCTACGAGTCCCAGACGGTGAGCTGTATCGAGAACACGCAGGGGATCGACGTCGCCGCAACGATCGAGGCCGTCAGCGAGGAGTACGACATGGTCTTCTCGAACGGGTACGGCTCGCAACTCGGCGAGCAGACGTTCCGTATCGGCCACATGGGCGAACACGACCGCGAGTCGATCAAGGCGCTGACCGACGCGATCGAGGACGTCGCCGGTCTGTAG
- a CDS encoding TATA-box-binding protein, giving the protein MTDPKDTINIENVVASTGIGQELDLQSVAMDLEGADYDPEQFPGLVYRTQNPKSAALIFRSGKIVCTGAKSTDDVHESLRIVFDKLRELQIQVNEDPEIVVQNIVTSADLGRNLNLNAIAIGLGLENIEYEPEQFPGLVYRLDEPEVVALLFGSGKLVITGGKKPEDAEHAVDKIVSRLEDLGLLE; this is encoded by the coding sequence ATGACGGACCCGAAGGACACCATAAACATCGAAAACGTGGTGGCGTCGACCGGTATCGGACAGGAACTGGACCTCCAGAGCGTTGCGATGGACCTCGAGGGGGCCGACTACGATCCCGAGCAGTTCCCCGGGCTGGTCTACCGTACCCAGAACCCCAAATCCGCCGCGCTGATCTTCCGATCGGGGAAGATCGTCTGTACCGGTGCCAAGAGCACCGACGACGTGCACGAGAGTCTGCGGATCGTCTTCGACAAACTCCGCGAACTCCAGATCCAGGTCAACGAGGATCCCGAAATCGTCGTCCAGAACATCGTCACCTCGGCCGACCTGGGCCGGAATCTCAACCTGAACGCGATCGCGATCGGTCTCGGACTGGAGAACATCGAGTACGAACCCGAGCAGTTCCCCGGCCTGGTCTATCGCCTCGACGAACCCGAAGTAGTGGCCCTGCTCTTTGGCTCCGGGAAACTCGTCATTACCGGCGGGAAGAAGCCCGAAGACGCCGAGCACGCCGTCGACAAGATCGTCTCGCGGCTCGAGGACCTCGGCCTGCTCGAGTAA
- the rnz gene encoding ribonuclease Z, whose product MPLRVTFLGTAGAVPTTDRNPSGIFVSREGEGLLFDAGEGTQRQMMRFGTGFSISQLFVTHLHGDHVLGIPGLLQTMDFNDREEPLAIHTPHGTRRQLKSFVNALGNRPSFPVRISEVGDGDIAYRADEYEVRAFETDHDTRSVGYALVEDDRKGRFDRERAEELGVPVGPKFSTLHEGESVELEDGTVVDPEQVVGDPRPGRSIVYTGDTRPTAATIEVADDPDLLIHDATFADDRADRAAKTAHSTARQAGEIANRANAKRLALMHVSSRYAGHTADHEEQAREVFDGEVCVPDDGDEVEIPYPDHGD is encoded by the coding sequence ATGCCACTGCGCGTGACGTTCCTGGGGACGGCCGGAGCGGTTCCGACGACCGATCGGAACCCGAGCGGGATCTTCGTCAGTCGCGAGGGTGAGGGGTTGTTGTTCGACGCCGGCGAGGGAACGCAGCGCCAGATGATGCGCTTCGGAACCGGGTTCTCGATCTCGCAGCTCTTCGTCACGCACCTCCACGGCGATCACGTCCTGGGGATTCCGGGGCTGCTCCAGACGATGGACTTCAACGACCGCGAGGAGCCGCTGGCGATCCACACGCCCCACGGCACGCGCCGCCAGCTGAAGTCGTTCGTGAACGCCCTCGGCAACCGACCCTCGTTTCCCGTGCGGATCTCCGAGGTCGGCGACGGCGACATCGCCTACCGGGCCGACGAGTACGAGGTCCGGGCGTTCGAGACCGACCACGACACCCGATCGGTCGGCTACGCCCTCGTCGAGGACGACCGCAAGGGCCGGTTCGATCGCGAGCGCGCAGAGGAACTGGGGGTTCCGGTTGGCCCCAAATTCTCTACGCTCCACGAGGGCGAGTCCGTCGAACTCGAGGACGGCACCGTCGTCGACCCCGAACAGGTCGTCGGCGACCCCCGCCCCGGCCGATCGATCGTCTACACGGGCGACACCCGGCCGACCGCGGCGACGATCGAGGTCGCGGACGATCCCGACCTGTTGATCCACGACGCGACGTTCGCGGACGACCGGGCCGATCGGGCCGCGAAGACCGCTCACTCGACCGCGCGGCAGGCCGGCGAGATCGCGAATCGAGCGAACGCGAAGCGACTGGCCCTGATGCACGTCTCCTCGCGCTACGCCGGACACACCGCGGACCACGAGGAACAGGCCCGCGAGGTGTTCGACGGCGAGGTGTGCGTGCCCGACGACGGGGACGAGGTCGAGATTCCGTACCCCGACCACGGCGATTGA